One segment of Thermococcus profundus DNA contains the following:
- a CDS encoding glycosyltransferase family 4 protein, producing MRILLLAPYFPPEGGGLESYASAMAEDLSKEHEVRIICMSRRRSSRERVRVGDSVLPVERVKAGFVISNTPLSLRFVLRVISTVKSWNPDLIIAHTPVPSAADAGALASLLFGVPLLIVYHTVGLKKGSATDVLASLYSRTLERFVLSRAKRIVSVSPAVRDSLQQKGFRSTVVLPRPKSKLVKLDNPMGKEKVILFVGQLSRYHSFKNFDLLLRAFSEVSPRHPDWELWVVGGGDLLDHYRSLSERLGISGRVRFFGQVADPKELAAIYGKATILVLPSSFESFGLVVVEGLIFDAVPVVSSAIAPNFTTLGLEDGKGLITLRQKAELSSMLDELLSDPKALKKVFRRSIKDGILKRLSCGSKWARLLQDPNLLEKF from the coding sequence TTGAGGATCCTCCTGCTGGCTCCCTACTTTCCACCCGAGGGCGGCGGCCTCGAAAGCTATGCTTCGGCAATGGCGGAGGATCTTTCGAAGGAGCACGAGGTCCGGATCATCTGCATGAGCAGAAGGAGATCCTCCCGCGAGAGAGTCCGCGTTGGGGACTCTGTTCTTCCCGTGGAAAGGGTCAAAGCTGGTTTTGTCATCTCCAACACACCCCTGAGCTTGAGGTTCGTTCTCAGGGTAATCTCAACTGTGAAGTCGTGGAATCCGGACCTGATAATAGCCCACACGCCGGTTCCTTCTGCTGCGGATGCCGGCGCTCTGGCTTCCCTCCTCTTTGGCGTTCCCCTCCTCATTGTTTATCACACGGTTGGACTAAAGAAGGGTTCTGCAACCGATGTCCTGGCTTCTCTGTACTCGAGGACCCTTGAGAGATTCGTCCTCTCCCGGGCAAAACGGATAGTGTCCGTCTCGCCTGCAGTTAGAGATTCCCTTCAGCAGAAGGGATTCCGCTCTACCGTGGTCCTCCCCAGACCTAAATCTAAACTCGTTAAATTGGATAATCCTATGGGAAAAGAGAAGGTCATTCTTTTTGTCGGCCAGCTTTCCAGATACCACAGCTTCAAGAACTTCGACCTTCTTTTGAGGGCCTTTTCCGAGGTCTCCCCGAGACATCCTGATTGGGAGCTCTGGGTCGTCGGCGGAGGCGACCTGCTTGATCACTACCGCTCTCTCTCGGAAAGGCTTGGGATCTCGGGGAGGGTTCGCTTCTTTGGTCAGGTGGCGGATCCAAAGGAGCTTGCCGCGATCTATGGAAAAGCCACGATCCTTGTCCTTCCGTCTTCCTTCGAGTCCTTCGGGTTGGTCGTGGTTGAGGGGCTGATTTTTGATGCCGTTCCGGTGGTTTCATCCGCCATTGCCCCCAACTTCACCACTCTAGGGTTGGAGGATGGAAAGGGCCTCATAACCCTACGACAAAAAGCGGAACTCTCCTCGATGTTAGACGAGCTACTTTCTGATCCGAAAGCCTTAAAAAAGGTTTTTAGGAGGAGTATTAAAGACGGCATACTAAAAAGGCTGTCCTGTGGGTCTAAGTGGGCCAGGCTTCTTCAAGACCCTAATCTTTTGGAAAAATTTTGA
- a CDS encoding glycosyltransferase family 2 protein — translation MDVSVVLPTMNEEEAIQTVLPRIKAVLDRTGLRYEIIVVDRSTDKTPQIARELGAVVIRQRGRGYGDAYLEGFRAARGRFILMMDPDGSYDPEDIPALLEPLLKDEADLVMGNRLKGEMDEGAMPWLHRKIGNPLLTWILNFFFKAGISDAHCGMRAIRRDALEKLPLKCRGMEFASEMVIEAAKHGLRIKEVPIRYHRRIGESKLSSFRDGWRHLRLMLLYSPTYLFFLPGLFLLLLGLFLMGYTYFFEPIRLHTLILGSLLVISGTQILGFGVSAKVYAVKEGFERPDRITRFFMRYSILEEGLLLGGLMFLIGLALGLKLFLQWRATGYGALFHIREAVLILTLITLGLQVIFFSFFISVYMLKEG, via the coding sequence ATGGACGTGTCAGTGGTTCTGCCGACGATGAACGAGGAGGAGGCCATACAAACTGTTCTGCCCCGGATAAAAGCGGTGCTCGATAGAACCGGCCTTAGGTATGAGATTATAGTCGTTGACAGGAGCACCGATAAAACTCCCCAGATCGCCAGGGAGCTCGGGGCGGTTGTTATAAGGCAGAGGGGCAGAGGCTACGGCGATGCGTACCTTGAGGGTTTTAGGGCCGCTAGGGGAAGGTTCATCCTCATGATGGATCCCGATGGGAGCTACGATCCAGAGGACATACCTGCGCTCCTCGAACCCCTGCTGAAGGATGAAGCCGATCTCGTCATGGGCAACCGTCTGAAGGGTGAGATGGACGAGGGGGCGATGCCGTGGCTTCACAGGAAGATCGGCAACCCCCTTCTCACGTGGATCCTCAACTTCTTCTTCAAAGCCGGCATCTCCGATGCCCACTGCGGCATGAGGGCGATAAGAAGGGACGCCCTTGAAAAGTTGCCCCTCAAATGCAGGGGCATGGAATTCGCCAGCGAGATGGTGATCGAAGCGGCGAAGCACGGGCTCAGGATAAAGGAGGTGCCGATAAGGTACCACCGCAGGATCGGTGAATCAAAGCTGAGCTCTTTTAGGGACGGCTGGAGGCACCTCCGCCTCATGCTCCTCTACTCCCCAACGTACCTCTTCTTCCTTCCGGGCCTTTTCCTCCTTCTGCTGGGTCTGTTTCTCATGGGCTACACCTACTTCTTTGAGCCGATAAGGCTCCACACCCTCATCTTGGGCTCCCTTCTGGTAATCTCTGGAACCCAGATTCTCGGCTTTGGGGTCTCTGCGAAGGTCTACGCCGTCAAAGAGGGCTTTGAAAGGCCCGATAGGATAACTCGCTTCTTCATGCGCTACTCCATCCTTGAGGAGGGCCTTCTCCTTGGGGGTCTGATGTTCCTCATCGGCCTCGCCTTGGGGCTTAAGCTCTTCCTCCAGTGGAGGGCGACCGGCTACGGCGCGCTCTTCCACATAAGGGAGGCAGTGCTCATCCTTACACTCATAACCCTAGGACTTCAGGTTATCTTCTTCTCGTTCTTCATAAGCGTCTACATGCTCAAGGAGGGCTGA